The sequence CACGTAATCCGCTCTTCATTGCTTCAATATTTGGAGCAAATGCCTCTAACACTGAGACATGGTTGTCCATGCCATGGTATTTCACAATAGGATTTCCTGTAGTCGTATCATTTGAAAGCTTAGTCTTCGCTGGAAGAAGAACGGGAGAAACCTCCTTCTCTCCATATTGTAGAGGTGCGGCAAGAAATGGGTTACTTTCAGCTGCTTGTTTTGCTTTAGCTGCTGCTTGTTTTGCTTTAGCAGCATCTCCAGCATCAACAGAGGAGGGTCCTTCCAACTCATTACTGGCCAACCATTGATTTAAGTTCAACAAAGACCTTTCTGGCTTTCTGTGCTGGTTTTCCTGTTCAATTTTAGCCATTTTAAGTTCTGTTGTTCTGTCATTTGGAGTAGACGACTGAGCATAAGTACCAGGATCAGGAAATGCAGGCAACCAAGCAGGTATATGCTCACCGGGTGGCTCTTCCCCAATTTGCAAAAAACTTGGAGTCAGCTTCCGATCTTTAATAACTGGAAACTGTGGAAGAGAATAGGCAAATGGGATCTGCTCTGATTCGCCAACATATTGGGCAAGTTCCCTAACCGTGCCTGAACTTGCAAGGCAATGCTCAATATCCGAAGCACCCAAAAACCCCTGTGGCAAACCCAAATCTTCCAACCcttgaataatatcaaaaacgTTGGACTCTGTTCTACCTGCTTGATTAGCATATACATGTGCAGTCTTCCCAATGTCACAAATATACCGAACTGTAACGTCAGATAATGTTTCAAGAGCAGACTGCTGAAAACTCTGAAACCCTTCACTCTCACATATTTGTGCCACCGCAACCTTCACAAATGCTCGGGCAAATTCTTCGCCACCAGGTTTCCTCTGGGGAGCTGGTTTTTCAGGCCCTCTTTCACTCTCCCGACCTCCATCGCTCATATTCAACACCTCATATCACTTCATTCGATGTCACATACATATAACCAAATGTACCATTCCTCAAAAACAAATTCCCCAAAACTTGGATTACTAACATTCACCCACAAATCATAGTTTCATCCATCACCCTTCTCTTAGAACTGTAGCTGGAAAAATGCTGGAAAACACCAGAAATCAAAATTCTGAAtcataaatttttctcaaaaaaaaaaaaaaaaaatcattcagaAGTGAGTCTAATTTAGTGTTATTTTTAAGGTTTTCCAAATTGCTCCACAAATTTTGGCTGtgtacacacacaaacacacatatatacaaacTTTGTGCACTGGTACGACTTTTTCCCAAATCATCCATTACTCCACAAACATGAATTTACAATTTTACTCTGAAAACCTTTTCTCTAACGAAAAACAAACTCAAAGTAAAGCTTAATTTCTACTGGAATGAAAGAAGAGCATAGCGAGAAAACCCTAGAGATTGGCAATTTGAAAATAGAGGAGCAGAATTATTGtcataaataatagaaaattgagCTCCGAAGGGCTTACCAGTCATTTTCTAGGGTTTTGGATCTACAGTACAGTGAGCAAGTGAACCAAAGTAAGAAGTGTTGAGCTCAGAACACGAAGCttggaaaatgaagaaaataaacaaaaacaaaaacaaggagCTTCGAATTGAATAATGGAAAGAGAAAGAGCAAGATTTTAGGGGTTTGAATCTGAAATCTAGGGTTTGGCGTTTTTGTCCGAAGAATCGTCTGGGGTTGGAAGTTAGAACCCCAGTAAAACCCTCTCTGGATCGAAAGGGAAAcggacacagagagagagagagaaagagagagatcggtgAGTCTGAGGGAGAGTAAAAAAGGGAAGGAGGTGGTATTTATAGAAGGgaaatagaagaaagaaaacgATAGGAACACATTGGGTGAGGTAAAGGAAACTGACAATTGCTGTCTATGCTTGACAGCTGTACCCCATTAGATGTGCAAATTATTtgaatcaaaattttggatcaaattttgattatttctgtattattatttatctatactattatttaagggttttttttgtttggatttctcattttgttgtttaaaaaagtttttacaCTCTTATGTTTAAGTAGGGATAAAACTAAATGACAATTCGGTAAAAATGCAACTTTAATTCCTATTTAAAAAATAGGACCACTCTcctgttaatttttaaattgctttatctacttataaattagattttcaaaataaatattatatatatatatataataaaaaaaaaaactctacaaaataagatcactaaaaaaaaaaaaaaactagcctcATCTCTtctctatactattatttaaaggGATTTCCCTATTTggattcctctttttttttttattcaaaaaaaccCCTACTCCCCTATgtttaagtaaagaaaaaattaaaggacaatccggtaaaaatgtaattttaactcccactaaaacattacctaaaaaataagaTCACTCTcctgttaatttttaaattgctttatccacttataaattagattttcaaaataaatattatatatatataataaaaaaaaaaaaactctacaaaataagatcactaacaaaaaaaaaaaaaaaaagagcctcatTGCACGTGCGAAGCGCGTGTAATGAGGCTAGTATTTATTTACGATGAAGGAGGACTAGCATGAATGTGTTAGTGTCCATTTTCCTCCGAGTCACTCTAGGCGTGTACGGGTTGTCATCTTTTCctatacattttttattttaccaaaaGAAAGAGGACTAGCATAGATTAAGAAGTTATGCGGAGTTAGGACAAAGACTCTCATAATACTTACCAATATTGTCGTACTAAAGCAAAAATGCAAATGAAAACAACTAGTTCTTTggtctttattattttactagtGTGTAATTCTGTGCATATGCACATGATGCAAATTGGACtataattgaaatccaatttagaatctaattggatttgagtttttcaatttttatactcAATAATTCATGTAGGGACACGTTGTGCTGCCCAAGCCCAAAGTGGAAGGGATATTGGCCCAGTGAgtccagtacaataaatttgtagagagtgagtcaAAGAGTTAGACcctaatgaatttgacaacGGCTAGTATGGATTTAGAAGATGATCAAGCAAGAACAACGAACATGGAGTTGAATGAATTCACTGTCCGATGAGgtaatttttcatataaatcaattaaacatGTTGCAAGTGCAATTTTGATGGCTACAGTGTTCTTCTCTCTTAATTTTTGGATCACTATCCATGAAGGActtcttatattatatagttACCTTTGGAcgatcttgatcctacacttgtcgATCATTtgagccactacttgagtgcttgtcccatcaaacaTCCTTTCTAGCTTTTTGTGAGCTGTGGTAGCCAAAG is a genomic window of Quercus lobata isolate SW786 chromosome 2, ValleyOak3.0 Primary Assembly, whole genome shotgun sequence containing:
- the LOC115976280 gene encoding transcription initiation factor TFIID subunit 8-like yields the protein MSDGGRESERGPEKPAPQRKPGGEEFARAFVKVAVAQICESEGFQSFQQSALETLSDVTVRYICDIGKTAHVYANQAGRTESNVFDIIQGLEDLGLPQGFLGASDIEHCLASSGTVRELAQYVGESEQIPFAYSLPQFPVIKDRKLTPSFLQIGEEPPGEHIPAWLPAFPDPGTYAQSSTPNDRTTELKMAKIEQENQHRKPERSLLNLNQWLASNELEGPSSVDAGDAAKAKQAAAKAKQAAESNPFLAAPLQYGEKEVSPVLLPAKTKLSNDTTTGNPIVKYHGMDNHVSVLEAFAPNIEAMKSGLRDSEEGHKKVLLNTRPTVQFKLGSGKKYLGSMLDSSPQNKSFEVTESWFGRLNEKDDKKRRAEQILKESMGNLQELDHL